A portion of the Campylobacter showae CSUNSWCD genome contains these proteins:
- a CDS encoding amino acid ABC transporter substrate-binding protein, with product MVSKLLKILALGAFLTLNLNAKTIKEGVLTIATEGTYAPFSYYDDKNELKGYDVDIAREVAKKLNLKIEFLTAPWDAMLAAFDAGKADAVFNQVSVTDERKKKYDYAQPYTVVHGAIITHKDNDDIKSFDDLKGKKNADSATSNWAKVAASYGAQNVTVDSFSKSMELLVSKRVDTVVRDNIVFYDFIKQRPGAPVKIAAEGSDTDYTAPIVQKGNTELADQISKAIEELKNEGKLAEISIRYFGKDVSR from the coding sequence ATGGTTTCAAAACTACTAAAAATTTTGGCTCTGGGCGCATTTTTGACGCTAAATTTAAACGCCAAAACCATAAAAGAGGGCGTTTTAACGATTGCTACGGAAGGTACTTACGCGCCGTTTTCATATTATGACGATAAAAACGAGCTAAAGGGCTACGACGTTGATATCGCTCGTGAAGTCGCTAAGAAGTTAAATTTAAAGATCGAATTCCTAACCGCTCCGTGGGACGCGATGCTCGCGGCATTTGATGCGGGCAAGGCCGATGCGGTATTTAATCAAGTAAGCGTTACTGACGAACGCAAGAAAAAATATGATTACGCACAGCCCTACACCGTCGTGCACGGCGCCATCATCACTCATAAAGATAACGACGATATCAAAAGCTTTGATGATCTAAAAGGTAAGAAAAACGCCGACTCCGCTACCAGCAACTGGGCAAAGGTGGCCGCTAGCTACGGGGCGCAAAACGTCACGGTCGATAGCTTTAGCAAGAGCATGGAGCTTCTCGTTAGCAAGCGTGTAGATACCGTCGTGCGCGATAATATCGTATTTTACGACTTCATCAAGCAGCGCCCGGGCGCTCCAGTTAAAATAGCCGCCGAGGGAAGCGATACCGACTATACCGCGCCTATCGTGCAAAAGGGCAATACGGAACTTGCCGATCAGATCAGCAAGGCGATAGAGGAGCTAAAAAACGAAGGCAAGCTGGCTGAAATTTCGATCAGGTATTTCGGCAAAGATGTCTCGCGGTAA
- the proC gene encoding pyrroline-5-carboxylate reductase, translating to MKNPKIGFIGGGNMGGAMIENLAQRLGGERVFVYARSKTAALREKCGVNACESEAAVAQAADITVLATKPAAYVDILNLIKDAARGKVIVTLAPSFSLEQASQILGAQAKIARAMPNTPAAIAEGVSALCFNENLSADERAAVRDIFENFGAVYELEEAKFAAFTGIAGSLPAYVFMFIEAAADAGVLEGLPRALAYEAVAASVAGSARLMLKSGKHPAALKDEICSPGGTTIEAVKALENGGFRAAVMDAVGACVKKARAK from the coding sequence ATGAAAAATCCTAAAATCGGCTTTATCGGCGGCGGAAATATGGGCGGCGCTATGATCGAAAATTTGGCGCAAAGGCTAGGCGGCGAGAGAGTGTTTGTCTATGCAAGAAGCAAAACGGCAGCTCTGCGCGAAAAATGCGGCGTAAACGCCTGCGAGAGCGAAGCTGCGGTCGCGCAGGCGGCCGATATCACGGTGTTAGCGACCAAACCAGCGGCGTACGTGGATATATTAAATTTGATAAAAGACGCTGCGCGAGGTAAGGTTATAGTCACGCTCGCCCCGAGCTTTAGCCTGGAGCAAGCCTCGCAAATTTTGGGCGCGCAGGCTAAGATCGCGCGCGCGATGCCAAACACTCCCGCGGCAATCGCAGAGGGCGTAAGCGCGCTGTGTTTTAATGAAAATTTAAGCGCAGACGAGCGGGCGGCGGTGCGAGATATTTTTGAAAATTTCGGCGCCGTTTATGAGCTGGAGGAGGCCAAATTTGCCGCATTTACGGGTATCGCGGGTAGCCTGCCGGCCTATGTTTTTATGTTTATCGAGGCGGCGGCCGATGCAGGAGTGCTTGAGGGGCTGCCTAGAGCGCTGGCGTACGAAGCCGTCGCTGCTAGCGTCGCGGGCTCTGCGCGGCTCATGCTAAAAAGCGGCAAGCATCCTGCAGCCTTAAAAGACGAAATTTGCTCGCCCGGCGGTACGACGATAGAAGCGGTCAAAGCGCTGGAAAATGGGGGATTTCGCGCGGCGGTGATGGATGCGGTGGGCGCGTGCGTGAAAAAGGCGAGAGCCAAGTAA
- a CDS encoding amino acid ABC transporter substrate-binding protein, which translates to MKKLLKSSLLALASFALLTGANAKTLENGVLKIATEGTYSPYSYHDKNDALTGYDVEVAREVAKKLNLKAEFVEAPWDAMLAAFDAGKTDIVFNQVSITDERKKKYDYTVPYTVAYAALVTHKDNNEIKSFEDLKGKKSAHSATSNWAGIAQKYGAQIVTVDGFSKGVELIISRRADATINDSVTFYDYINQRPNAPLKIAASGSEPIYSAAIVKKGNEELVNDVNKALGELKSEGKLKEISVKYFGKDISE; encoded by the coding sequence ATGAAAAAACTACTAAAATCTTCTCTGCTTGCTTTGGCGAGCTTCGCTCTTTTAACCGGTGCAAATGCAAAAACTCTCGAAAACGGCGTTTTGAAAATCGCGACCGAAGGCACGTATTCGCCCTACTCATACCATGACAAAAACGACGCGCTAACGGGCTACGACGTAGAAGTGGCACGCGAAGTCGCTAAAAAGTTAAATTTAAAAGCGGAATTCGTCGAAGCTCCGTGGGATGCGATGCTTGCGGCATTTGATGCGGGCAAGACCGATATCGTGTTTAATCAAGTAAGCATCACGGACGAGCGTAAGAAAAAATACGATTACACCGTTCCATACACCGTCGCCTATGCCGCGCTAGTCACTCATAAAGACAATAATGAAATCAAAAGCTTCGAGGATCTAAAAGGCAAAAAAAGCGCGCATTCGGCGACTAGCAACTGGGCCGGCATCGCGCAAAAATACGGCGCGCAGATAGTCACCGTAGACGGCTTTAGTAAAGGGGTGGAGCTCATCATCAGCCGCCGTGCGGATGCAACGATAAACGACAGCGTGACCTTCTATGATTACATAAATCAGCGTCCAAACGCCCCTTTAAAAATAGCCGCTAGCGGTAGCGAGCCGATCTACTCCGCAGCCATCGTGAAAAAGGGCAACGAAGAGCTAGTAAACGACGTAAACAAAGCTCTTGGTGAGCTAAAAAGCGAAGGCAAGCTAAAAGAGATTTCGGTCAAATACTTCGGTAAAGATATCTCGGAGTAA